The following coding sequences lie in one Zingiber officinale cultivar Zhangliang chromosome 2B, Zo_v1.1, whole genome shotgun sequence genomic window:
- the LOC122045084 gene encoding uncharacterized protein LOC122045084, which produces MGRDSCLARVTAGVAIGGSIGGAVGAVYGTYEAIRYKVPGLLKIRYIGQTTLGSAAVFGLFMGAGSLIHCGKSY; this is translated from the exons ATGGGGAGAGACAGCTGCTTGGCGCGCGTCACGGCCGGAGTGGCGATAGGCGGATCGATCGGCGGCGCAGTCG GCGCAGTTTACGGCACATATGAAGCTATCAGATACAAG GTTCCAGGACTGTTGAAGATAAGATATATTGGGCAAACCACCCTTGGAAGTGCTGCAGTTTTTGGTCTCTTCATGGGAGCTGGGAGCTTGATACATTGTGGAAAATCATACTGA
- the LOC122045086 gene encoding scarecrow-like protein 3, with amino-acid sequence MAPMMMGNVAQDDGSSSVTSSPLKSFSLMSLSLPALLPCSPWHRELKSDERGLCLVHLLFNCANHVDAGMLDRANAFLEQIALLAAPDGDAMQRIASHFTEALARRALRLWPGLYHALDSARAVVLPVTEAAVARRHFLDLCPFLRLSYVVANQAIMDAMEGEKVVHIVDLNASDPTPWLSLFKGLRARPEGPPHLKITGVHEHRELLNHTAIRLSEEAERLDIPFQFNPVVSRLDNLDLESLRIKTGEALAITAVLQLHTLLATNDTADGRKAAQRATPAGTTHQPTLGDFVDKDHNGHSPNSNSAPSSPFASTSPERIDSFLSVLSGLSPKLMLVTEQESNHNSTTLTERFAESLFYYAALFDCLDSTVPRRSIERLRLEKMLLGEEIKNIIACEGWERKERHEKLDRWARRLDAAGFAAAPLGYYSLLQARRLLQGFGCNGYQVREEAGGCLMLCWQDRPLFSVSAWRRKRRD; translated from the coding sequence ATGGCGCCTATGATGATGGGTAATGTGGCCCAGGACGACGGGTCGTCGTCGGTGACTTCGTCGCCGCTCAAGAGCTTCTCGTTGATGTCTCTTTCGCTGCCGGCGCTGCTGCCCTGCTCGCCGTGGCACCGGGAGCTCAAGTCCGACGAGCGCGGACTCTGCCTCGTCCACCTCCTCTTTAACTGCGCCAACCACGTCGACGCCGGCATGCTCGACCGCGCTAACGCCTTCCTCGAACAGATCGCGCTGCTCGCCGCCCCCGACGGCGACGCCATGCAGCGCATCGCGTCCCATTTCACGGAGGCGCTGGCGCGGCGCGCCCTCCGCCTGTGGCCGGGCCTCTACCACGCCCTCGACTCTGCGCGTGCGGTGGTCCTCCCCGTCACGGAGGCCGCCGTCGCCCGGCGGCATTTCCTCGACCTCTGCCCCTTCCTCCGCCTCTCCTACGTCGTCGCCAACCAGGCCATCATGGATGCTATGGAGGGCGAGAAGGTCGTCCACATCGTCGACCTCAACGCCTCCGACCCGACTCCCTGGCTCTCCCTCTTTAAGGGGCTGAGGGCGCGACCGGAGGGCCCGCCGCACCTCAAGATCACTGGCGTCCACGAGCACCGGGAACTTCTCAACCACACCGCCATCCGCCTCTCCGAGGAGGCCGAGCGACTCGATATCCCATTCCAATTCAACCCTGTGGTTAGCAGATTAGACAACCTCGACCTCGAGAGCCTCCGCATTAAAACAGGGGAGGCACTGGCCATCACCGCCGTCCTCCAGCTCCACACCCTGCTCGCCACCAACGACACGGCCGATGGCCGCAAGGCAGCGCAACGAGCCACGCCGGCGGGAACCACACATCAACCAACCCTGGGCGATTTCGTCGACAAGGACCACAACGGGCACAGCCCGAACTCGAACTCGGCACCATCGTCGCCATTCGCCTCGACGTCGCCGGAGCGGATAGACAGCTTCCTGTCGGTGCTGTCGGGGCTGTCGCCCAAGCTGATGCTGGTGACGGAGCAGGAATCCAACCACAACAGCACAACACTGACGGAGCGATTCGCGGAGTCGCTGTTCTACTACGCCGCGCTGTTCGACTGCCTCGACTCGACGGTGCCGCGGCGGTCCATCGAGCGGCTGCGGCTGGAGAAGATGCTGCTGGGGGAGGAGATCAAGAACATCATCGCGTGCGAGGGGTGGGAAAGGAAGGAGCGGCACGAGAAGCTGGACCGATGGGCACGGAGGCTCGACGCCGCTGGCTTCGCCGCGGCGCCGCTCGGATACTACTCGCTCCTGCAGGCCCGGCGACTGCTGCAGGGCTTCGGGTGCAACGGCTACCAGGTGCGAGAGGAGGCCGGCGGCTGCCTCATGCTGTGCTGGCAGGACCGGCCGCTCTTCTCGGTGTCGGCATGGCGACGCAAGCGGCGCGATTGA